A window from Anser cygnoides isolate HZ-2024a breed goose chromosome 1, Taihu_goose_T2T_genome, whole genome shotgun sequence encodes these proteins:
- the LOC136789863 gene encoding POTE ankyrin domain family member B-like encodes MQRLLGLLHRGQEHPMPSSTSLSRDSDAHQLPEEGLHGLHRAAARGDLARLRRHWWLRKRGKNRRDQAKRTPLHLACANGHADVVRFLVQEKCLLNLCDNTGRSPLMMAVESQHEECVAILLEHRADPNLEGYRGKSALHLAAAAPNTSVAEMLVEHGAHLEAKDCERNTPLLLAISSHHKEMVKFLLQKGANVCARNFFGRTALTLAASAGETDVIELLLSYGANIACDTAVDYALRSGHSDLCKKLVEHARCEKTGEASAGAAQDTAVPSRFCSPRTERFALATLALDGEGALPAVGAEQEEEAELPWDRKDQDRQLQLELPGAPESLSVSEAPPEATESQLSDTEKDVERLQEELEMVKAKVEASEQACIESEVWVKYLETVLEDKKREAAASSQKVQGFLEPSFGTGALQKLEERMQGLKAGSDRLEATIQQQSRLIEALQRHQQASASARNHPEDLVTAFQSAQTTADGHPHQQHQCQRTEEKLVELKCPVEVRLEQEMKSNSELRRECLRLRRLLNGALQKLRESEARERKLMINTARDMTSSCSEGASEADKLTAKLNELSQQLEMESGKRRQLEAQDCDLQEELSALRGSEEKMEKSNGQLQEEVACIKALLKTYKLNELSQQLEMESGKCRQLEAQNCDLQEELSALRGSQEKMEKSNGQLQEEVACIKALLKTYKTQAASPDVQELTRSPPCTSLGKSPKHRSRDADSEEEDVREKTPQDHTFPYESMQERLENYRYYYLEEVNLRRCLQKDLKRTRQKLAEVKAQLHQKHH; translated from the exons ATGCAGAGGCTCCTGGGGCTCCTCCACCGGGGCCAGGAGCATCCGATGCCCAGCAGCACTTCCCTGTCCAGAGACAGCGATGCCCACCAGCTGCCAGAGGAGGGCCTGCACGGGCTGCACCGCGCGGCCGCCCGTGGCGACCTGGCCCGGCTGAGGCGGCACTGGTGGCTGAGGAAACGAGGCAAAAACCGTCGAGACCAGGCAAagcg gaCACCGCTGCACCTTGCTTGTGCGAACGGCCATGCAGACGTTGTTCGATTCCTGGTGCAAGAGAAGTGCCTGCTGAACCTTTGTGACAACACTGGCAGATCGCCACTCATGATG GCAGTGGAGAGCCAGCATGAAGAATGCGTGGCGATTCTGCTAGAGCACCGTGCCGACCCAAACCTGGAAGGTTACAGAGGCAAGTCTGCCCTTCACCTGGCTGCCGCAGCTCCTAACACGTCTGTAGCAGAGATGTTAGTTGAGCATGGTGCACACCTTGAAGCAAAGGACTGT GAGAGAAATACCCCGCTTCTTCTTGCCATCTCCAGCCATCATAAAGAGATGGTaaagtttcttcttcaaaaaggAGCGAATGTGTGTGCTCGAAATTTCTTTGGAAG GACTGCTCTTACGCTTGCCGCTTCTGCTGGGGAAACGGATGTAATAGAGCTACTTCTTTCCTACGGTGCCAACATTGCTTGCGATACGGCTGTGGATTATGCTCTCCGGTCGGGACATTCTGA CCTTTGCAAGAAACTGGTAGAACATGCACGCTGTGAAAAGACGGGAGAAGCTTCTGCTGGCGCTGCACAAGACACAGCAGTCCCCAGCAGATTCTGCTCTCCGAGGACTGAGCGCTTTGCACTGGCCACACTTGCTTTGGATGGAGAAG GTGCCCTGCCAGCTgtaggagcagagcaggaggaagaggctgaaTTGCCCTGGGATCGCAAG GATCAAGACAGACAGCTGCAGCTTGAGCTTCCTGGTGCTCCTGAAAGTCTGTCCGTGTCAGAAGCCCCACCTGAAGCTACTGAGAGCCAGCTCAGTGACACTGAGAAAGACGTAGAGCGCTTGCAAGAGGAATTGGAGATGGTTAAAGCTAAG GTGGAGGCATCGGAACAAGCGTGTATTGAGTCTGAGGTCTGGGTAAAATACCTGGAGACTGTACTGGAGGAtaagaagagagaagcagcagcttcttccCAGAAAGTGCAAGGCTTTCTGGAGCCATCCTTTGGAACTGGAGCTCTCCAAAAGCTGGAAGAACGCATGCAAGG actCAAAGCTGGAAGTGACAGATTGGAAGCCACAATCCAGCAACAAAGCAGACTGATTGAAGCCCTTCAGAGACACCAGCAAGCCTCTGCCTCA GCTCGTAATCACCCGGAGGACTTGGTAACTGCCTTTCAGTCAGCACAGACAACCGCAGACGGGCATCCACACCAGCAG catcagtgtcagagaacagaagagaagctggTCGAGTTGAAATGCCCAGTCGAAGTGCGCCTCgagcaggaaatgaaaagcaacagcGAACTGCGGAGAGAATGTCTCAG GTTAAGGAGGCTTCTGAACGGAGCTCTGCAGAAACTAAGAGAATCTGAGGCCAGAGAAAGAAAGCTCATGATTAATACTGCAAGAGACATGACGAGCAGCTGCTCTGAAGGGGCCAGTGAAGCTGATAAATTAACAGCAAAG CTCAATGAACTTTcgcagcagctggagatggagTCTGGAAAACGCAGGCAGCTAGAAGCACAAGATTGCGACCTGCAAGAAGAGCTGTCTGCTCTGCGTGGgtctgaggaaaaaatggagaagagcaATGGCCAGCTGCAAGAAGAGGTGGCATGCATCAAAGCTCTTCTGAAGACTTACAAG CTCAATGAACTTTcgcagcagctggagatggagTCTGGAAAATGCAGGCAGCTAGAAGCACAAAATTGCGACCTGCAAGAAGAGCTGTCTGCTCTGCGTGGGtctcaggaaaaaatggagaagagcaATGGCCAGCTGCAAGAAGAGGTGGCATGCATCAAAGCTCTTCTGAAGACTTACAAG ACACAGGCAGCCTCTCCAGACGTGCAAGAACTGACAAGATCCCCTCCTTGCACTTCGCTGGGAAAGAGCCcaaagcacagaagcagagatgCTGACTCTGAAGAGGAGGATGTTAGGGAAAAGACACCACAAGATCATACTTTTCCATATGAGTCCATGCAGGAAAGACTGGAAAATTACAGGTACTACTATCTGGAGGAAGTAAACCTCAGAAGATGCCTACAAAAGGACCTCAAAAG AACTCGTCAGAAACTAGCTGAAGTCAAAGCTCAGCTCCACCAGAAGCACCACTGA